TCGAGAGCGAAGCCCCGGCGAAGGCCGGCAAGGGCGACTCCACCTCGGCGTCGTCGCAGCTCGGCGGACCGACGGTCGAGGTCGACTTCGAGATCGGCGAGTCGGTCACGGTCATGGACGGTCCGTTCGCGACGCTCCCGGCGACGATCTCCGAGGTCAACATCGACGGGCAGAAGCTGAAGGTCCTGGTGTCCATCTTCGGCCGGGAGACCCCGGTCGAGCTGTCGTTCAACCAGGTCTCCAAGATCTGACGGCCGCCCGGTCGGCCGCAGTCCCCGCGTCCACGGCAGGTACACGGGGAACGTAGTACAGGACAGGAAAAGAAATGCCACCCAAGAAGAAGAAGCTTGCGGCGATCATCAAGCTGCAGATCAAGGCGGGTGCGGCCAACCCCGCGCCGCCGGTCGGCCCCGCGCTGGGTCAGCACGGCGTCAACATCATGGAGTTCTGCAAGGCCTACAACGCCGCGACCGAGTCGCAGCGCGGGGACGTCGTCCCGGTCGAGATCTCCGTGTACGAGGACCGGTCGTTCGACTTCAAGCTGAAGACGCCGCCGGCCGCGCGCCTGCTGCTCAAGGCTGCTGGTGTCGAGAAGGGCTCCGGCGAGCCGCACAAGACCAAGGTCGCCAAGGTTACTTGGGACCAGGTCCGCGAGATCGCCAAGACCAAGGAGACCGACCTCAACGCGCACGACATCGACCAGGCCGCGAAGATCATCGCCGGCACTGCTCGTTCGATGGGCATCACGGTCGTCGACGCCTGATCCACCGCAGTACGTGGGAGAGCCCGTGCTGGCTCTGACACCACACTGATCCACGATTACTTAAGGACAGAAGCATGACCAAGCACAGCAAGGCTTACCGCCAGGCTGCGGAGCTGATCGACAAGGCGCGGCTGTACGCGCCTCTCGACGCCGCGAAGCTGGCGAAGGAAACCTCCAAGACCAAGATGGACGCGACAGTCGAGGTCGCGATGCGTCTCGGTGTGGACCCCCGCAAGGCCGACCAGATGGTCCGCGGCACCGTGAACCTGCCGCACGGCACCGGTAAGACCGCCCGCGTCATCGTCTTCGCCGTCGGCGACAAGGCCGCCGAGGCCGAAGCCGCCGGCGCGGACGCGGTCGGCACCGACGAGCTGATCGAGCGCATCCAGGGTGGCTGGCTCGACTTCGACGCCGCGATCGCGACGCCGGACCAGATGGCCAAGGTGGGCCGCATCGCCCGCATCCTCGGCCCGCGTGGCCTGATGCCGAACCCGAAGACCGGCACGGTGACCCCCGCGGTCGAGAAGGCCGTGAAGGACATTAAGGGCGGAAAGATCAACTTCCGCGTCGACAAG
This window of the Amycolatopsis balhimycina FH 1894 genome carries:
- the rplK gene encoding 50S ribosomal protein L11; this translates as MPPKKKKLAAIIKLQIKAGAANPAPPVGPALGQHGVNIMEFCKAYNAATESQRGDVVPVEISVYEDRSFDFKLKTPPAARLLLKAAGVEKGSGEPHKTKVAKVTWDQVREIAKTKETDLNAHDIDQAAKIIAGTARSMGITVVDA
- the rplA gene encoding 50S ribosomal protein L1; this encodes MTKHSKAYRQAAELIDKARLYAPLDAAKLAKETSKTKMDATVEVAMRLGVDPRKADQMVRGTVNLPHGTGKTARVIVFAVGDKAAEAEAAGADAVGTDELIERIQGGWLDFDAAIATPDQMAKVGRIARILGPRGLMPNPKTGTVTPAVEKAVKDIKGGKINFRVDKQANLHLVIGKASFDTEKLVENYAAALDEILRAKPSSAKGRYLKKVTFTTTMGPGIPVDPLRTRNLLSEDAGV